The Streptomyces rimosus genomic interval CCCGGTCGTATGTCCAGATGTCGTCGCCGACCGCGCCGTCCGCGTGCAGGCGTACCGGGCCGTCGCGCAGGGACAGTTCCTCGGCGGAGCGGGCGATGCCGTGGATCATGCGTTCCGTACGGCTGTCCCGCTCGTTCCAGGTCGGCGGTACGACGACGAAGTCCAGGTCGCCGGGTTCCCGGGCCCCGGCGCCGAACCAGGCCCGCAGGAGCACGCTGCCGCGCAGGACGAGGTGGCCGGCCCATGCGGAGGTGGCGACGGCGGTCAGCGCGTGGTGCAGGGCGTGGCGGCGGGCGGCGTACCAGCGGGCGCCGGCCGCCGCGTCGGCGAACCGCGGCTCGCCCAGTCGCATGGCGTGCAGGTGGTGGCGGACCGACGGGTCGAACACGGGCGGCTGGACGACACCGTCGCCCCGTACCGGCAGCAGGGTCGCCGGGAGATCCATGGCGGTGCGCGTCGCCTCGTCCGGGGGTGTGGTGGGGACGACGGCGGTCGCGGGCCAGGGACCGTACCCGAAGTCGCGCCAGTGCGGCGGCCGTTCCGGCCGCGTGTGCTCCTGCTCGGTCATGTGGCCGCTCCCGCCCCGTATGCCGGTGTCTCGTCGATCCAGCCGTCGTCCAGCGTCTCGTCGCTGTCGTGGACGACGAACTCCCGCTCGACGGAGGCTGTGTCGTGCTCCGCCGCGCGCAGTGCGGCCAGCAGGGCGGCCAGGCGCCGTTCCGCGGTGTCCCGGCCGACGGCGCGGCAGCGCTGGGTCACGAAGCGCTCCTCGCGCCCGTCGGCCCGTACGCGTCGGGCGTTGCGGGAGAGGTGGGCCGCGTGCGGACCGGCGAGGTCCGCGAGGCCGGTGAGCGCGGAGGGGGCGCCGGGTGCGGTGCGGTCCAGGAGGAGCTTGATGTGGTGTTCGAAGTAATAGGCCGGGCCGAGGGCCGCTGCCGCCGCGTCGGTGACCGGTACGCCGTCGGCCCACGGCGTCGTCTCGATCTTCGTACGCACCACCTCGAAACCCGCGGCGCGCAGCTCCGCCGCCTCGGCCGCCGCCCGCTCCCGCATCCGCCCGGCCGATCCGCTGCCGTGCAGGGTCAGCATCGGCTGGGACGGTGTGCTGCCGCGCTCCAGCAGGATGTGGACCCATTTCAGCCCGCGTGCCGCGGCGTGGAGTTCGAGGCCGGCGGCCATCCGGTCCGGGGCGTCCGGGTCCGCGGGGGTCTCGTCCCGTACGGTCAGGTGCGTTTCGAACGCGCCGTGGAAGGACGGGGGTCCGGAGGGCGGGGAGCCGGGCGTACGGCCTTGCCGTGCGGCCGGCCGGTGGCCGATTTCGATCATCCGGGCATGGTCTCAAACGGCCGGGGCCCGCCTTCGCGCCCGTACGGCCACGGCCGGCTCACCGATGCTGTTCGATCAGGCAGCGGGCCATCGTCTGCGCACGGCGCGCGGCGTGCGGGTCGCCCTCGGCGGCGGCGATGATGGAGCCCTTCATGAGGATGTGCCAGGAGCGGGAGAAGCCGTCGCAGTCGCGCAGGTGGGCCTCTTCGGCCAGCGTACGGACGAGAATCCGGACGTTTTCCAGGTAGCGGATGCTGGCCCGGCCCAGCGGGTGCCGCCAGCCCATCTCCAGCAGGACGTTGATGAAGGTGCAGGCGTCGAAGTCGGGGTGGCGGAACCAGTCGTCGAACACGTCGAAGACGGCCAGCAGGCGTTCCTCGGGGGTGCGGCCGCGGCGGCGGGCGCCGGCCTCGATCAGGCCGCGGGTCCACTGCTGTTCGCGGCGGTCGAGGAAGGCGAGGACCAGGTCGTCCTTGGAGGGGAAGTGGCGGTAGAAGGTCGCCTTGGCCACCCGGGAGCGGTGGATGACCTCGTTGACGCCGACATCGCGGATACCACGGCGCGAGAACAGGTCATAGGCGGCGCTCAGTACCCGCTCGCGGGCGCCGGGCCGACCCCCGGCGTGCGACGTGGCCGGCGCGCACTCGGTCGTCATGGTGGCACCCAGTGTAGGCGTGGACAGACCGGTTTGACTCCTGACACGATGGGGTCATGTCCCTACAGACAGACCGGTCTTCCCAGGCCGGTCCGGATGCCCTGGGGGTCCGCACCCGGCTGTTCGGCTCCTCGGCCGTGCTGACCGTGCGGGGCGAGATCGATTACGGCACCGTGCCCGTACTGGACGCGGCCGTCGCGGCGTTACCGTCCGGCCTGGGGAGCGTGGTCCTCGAAATGACCGGGGTCACCTTCATGGACGCGGCCGGGCTGCACTTCCTGCGGCGACTGGACGCGTACGGCCGGCAGTGCCAGATCCCGGTCCGGGCCCTCAACCTGCGCCGCCAGCCCCGCCGTGTGCTGGAGCTGGCCCGTATGTGGCCCGGCACGCCACGGGCGGAGAAGTTCTTCGGACGGGCGGCGCCGGCCGGTGTGCCGACGGCCCGGGAGCCGCAGTGAGGCGGCGCTCGCTCGCGGCCCTGCGGCTCACCTCCGTCCTGCGTGTCGCCTCCGCCCTGCGTGCGCCGCGGAAGGTGCCGAGAGCCGCGGCCGACGCCCTCCGTGACGGGACGGCGGATACCGCGGCTCCCGACGCTTCGGGGGCCGCGGTCGAGCGCCTGCGCGCGGAGAACGCGCGGTTGCGGCGGGCGCTGGCCGGGCGGCCGGTGATCGACCAGGCCCGCGGCATCCTGATGGCCACCGAGGGGTGCACGGCCGAACGGGCCTGGGACATCCTCCGGCAGACCTCCCAGCACGCGAACCTCAAGGTGCGCGAGGTCGCCGGCGAGGTGGTCGCCGACCCGACCGGGACCGTCCCGCCGGGGCCGGTGCGTACGCATCTGCGGGAGGCGGTGCGGCAGCACCGGGCCGCCCGGCGGAAAGCCTCCTGACGGCCCGTCAGCAGTCGGCCGCTCCTCGTCGTCCTAGTCCATGACCTGCGGCAGCACCTTCGTCCGGTAGAAGTCGAAGAACCCGCGCTGGTCCGGGCCGATCTGACCGACGTAGACGGTGTCGAAGCCCGCGTCCACGAAGTCCCGCAGCGCGGACACGTGCATGTCGACATCGTCGCCGCAGGGGAAACCCTTCGCCGCGTGCTCCGGCGTGACCAGTTGGGACGCCTGCTCGAAGTGGCGCGGGGTGGGGAGGATCTGGGCCAGTTCGCCGGGCAGCAGTTCGCTGGGCCACAGGCGGTGGGCGGTGCGCACGCACTCGTCCCGGTCGGGGCCGTAGCAGACCTTCAGTCCGGCCTGTACGGGCTTGTTGCCGCCGCCGCCCCGGCGGAAGCGTTCGACGGCGTCCGCGTCCGGCGCCATGGTCACGAAGCCGTCGCCGACGCGGGCGGCCAGTTCGGTGGCGCTGGGGCCGAACGCAGAGACGTCGATGGGCACCGGCTCGTCGGGGACCGTGTACAGGCGGGCGTTCTCCACGGTGTAGTGCTTGCCGTGGTGGCTGACCTCGCCGCCCTCGAAGAGCTGCCGCATCACCTGAACGGCTTCCTCCAGCATCTCCAGGCGCACCGACGCCTGCGGCCAGTGGTCCCCGAGGATGTGCTCGTTCAGCGCCTCGCCGCTGCCCACGCCGAGCCGGAAGCGGCCGTCGAGGAG includes:
- a CDS encoding TetR/AcrR family transcriptional regulator, with amino-acid sequence MTTECAPATSHAGGRPGARERVLSAAYDLFSRRGIRDVGVNEVIHRSRVAKATFYRHFPSKDDLVLAFLDRREQQWTRGLIEAGARRRGRTPEERLLAVFDVFDDWFRHPDFDACTFINVLLEMGWRHPLGRASIRYLENVRILVRTLAEEAHLRDCDGFSRSWHILMKGSIIAAAEGDPHAARRAQTMARCLIEQHR
- a CDS encoding STAS domain-containing protein, with the protein product MSLQTDRSSQAGPDALGVRTRLFGSSAVLTVRGEIDYGTVPVLDAAVAALPSGLGSVVLEMTGVTFMDAAGLHFLRRLDAYGRQCQIPVRALNLRRQPRRVLELARMWPGTPRAEKFFGRAAPAGVPTAREPQ
- a CDS encoding ANTAR domain-containing protein; this translates as MRRRSLAALRLTSVLRVASALRAPRKVPRAAADALRDGTADTAAPDASGAAVERLRAENARLRRALAGRPVIDQARGILMATEGCTAERAWDILRQTSQHANLKVREVAGEVVADPTGTVPPGPVRTHLREAVRQHRAARRKAS
- a CDS encoding LLM class F420-dependent oxidoreductase, which produces MTEYGYFLACEEHGPAELVEQARMAEQAGFTKLWISDHFHPWNDAQGQSPFVWSVIGALSQVTSLPVETAVTCPTMRLHPVVTAQAAATSAVLLDGRFRLGVGSGEALNEHILGDHWPQASVRLEMLEEAVQVMRQLFEGGEVSHHGKHYTVENARLYTVPDEPVPIDVSAFGPSATELAARVGDGFVTMAPDADAVERFRRGGGGNKPVQAGLKVCYGPDRDECVRTAHRLWPSELLPGELAQILPTPRHFEQASQLVTPEHAAKGFPCGDDVDMHVSALRDFVDAGFDTVYVGQIGPDQRGFFDFYRTKVLPQVMD